The following are from one region of the Salvia splendens isolate huo1 chromosome 2, SspV2, whole genome shotgun sequence genome:
- the LOC121770507 gene encoding AT-hook motif nuclear-localized protein 16-like, whose amino-acid sequence MTGGADSLHQTPELLGAKPLNMTRRPRGRPAGSKNKPKPPIIITRDSANALKAHAMEVVSGCDIAENLIGFARRKQRGVCVLSATGFVTNITLRQPSSSGSIVTLHGRFEILSLLGSVLPPPAPAGLAVYLAGAQGQVVGGSVVGALIASGPVVIMAATFMNATFDRLPLDDGEEVGAGKHYQNNRQQRHHVDDVYGIPQNLLTNGALPSDGYGWGQGRAGSKQ is encoded by the coding sequence ATGACCGGCGGAGCAGATTCCCTCCATCAAACCCCGGAGCTCCTGGGCGCCAAGCCGCTGAACATGACCCGGCGGCCGCGGGGGAGGCCCGCGGGGTCGAAGAACAAGCCGAAGCCCCCCATCATCATCACCCGGGACAGCGCCAACGCGCTCAAGGCCCACGCCATGGAGGTCGTCTCGGGCTGCGACATCGCCGAGAATCTAATCGGCTTCGCGCGGCGCAAGCAGCGCGGCGTCTGCGTCCTCAGCGCCACGGGCTTCGTCACCAACATCACCCTCCGCCAGCCCTCCTCGTCTGGCTCCATCGTCACGCTCCACGGCCGCTTCGAGATCCTGTCCCTGCTGGGGTCCGTGCTGCCCCCGCCCGCCCCCGCGGGGCTCGCGGTGTACCTGGCCGGGGCGCAGGGGCAGGTTGTTGGGGGGAGCGTGGTGGGCGCGCTCATTGCGTCGGGCCCTGTTGTCATCATGGCGGCCACGTTCATGAACGCCACGTTTGACCGGCTGCCGTTGGACGACGGCGAGGAGGTGGGGGCGGGCAAGCATTATCAGAATAACAGACAGCAGCGCCACCACGTGGATGATGTGTATGGGATTCCGCAGAATCTGCTCACTAATGGAGCTTTGCCTTCCGACGGATATGGGTGGGGACAGGGCCGGGCCGGGTCGAAACAGTGA
- the LOC121792295 gene encoding glycosyltransferase BC10-like: protein MKSTQGWRMGTKESPVLLMARHRSHSKKPTWIIVLVSLVSLFLICSYVYPQNFAACYVFSYDGCEAWENWNPPALTKELTDDEVASRVVIKDILSRPPVISLNPKIAFLFLTPGALPFEKLWDKFFQGNEGRFSVYVHASKDKPVHFSRYFINREIRSDTVEWGKISMVDAERRLLAIALKDSDNQHFVLLSDSCIPLRSFDFVYNYLMQTNVSFVDCFEDPGPHGSGRYINYMLPEVEKKDFRKGSQWFTMKRQHAIVVMADSLYFRKFREHCKPGMEGGRNCYSDEHYLPTFFHMLDPAGIANWSVTHVDWSEMKWHPKSYESQDVTMELLRNITSISESLHVTSDKKRQVKLTPCLRNGVEHPCFLFARKFLPETLNRLLRLFPSYTSVEAD from the exons ATGAAATCAACTCAGGGCTGGCGTATGGGCACAAAAGAATCACCTGTGTTGCTTATGGCTCGCCACCGCAGCCATTCAAAGAAGCCAACATGGATCATTGTATTGGTCTCATTAGTCAGcttgttcttgatttgttcatATGTTTATCCTCAGAATTTCGCAGCATGTTATGTGTTCTCATATGATGGCTGCGAGGCATGGGAAAATTGGAATCCTCCTGCACTTACCAAAGAACTAACAGATGATGAAGTTGCTTCTCGAGTTGTAATTAAAGATATCCTTAGTAGGCCTCCCGTTATATCCCTCAATCCCAAAATTGCCTTCTTATTTTTGACACCTGGTGCTTTACCGTTTGAAAAGTTATGGGACAAATTTTTCCAG GGTAATGAAGGAAGATTTTCTGTGTACGTTCATGCATCCAAGGATAAACCCGTTCATTTTAGCCGTTATTTTATCAATCGGGAAATTCGTAGTGACACG GTAGAGTGGGGGAAAATTTCAATGGTTGATGCTGAAAGACGGCTTCTAGCCATTGCTCTCAAGGATTCAGACAACCAACATTTCGTACTACTTTCTGATAG CTGCATACCACTTCGTAGTTTTGATTTTGTGTATAACTATCTCATGCAGACAAATGTTAGCTTTGTAGATTG CTTTGAGGATCCTGGTCCTCATGGAAGTGGCCGGTATATCAACTATATGCTACCTGAAGTAGAGAAGAAAGACTTTCGCAAAGGATCCCAG TGGTTCACAATGAAGAGGCAGCATGCTATCGTAGTCATGGCTGACAGTCTCTACTTCAGAAAATTCAGGGAGCATTGCAAG CCAGGCATGGAAGGAGGACGCAACTGCTACTCAGATGAACACTATTTGCCAACATTCTTCCAT ATGCTTGATCCGGCTGGAATAGCCAATTGGTCAGTAACACATGTTGATTGGTCAGAAATGAAGTGGCACCCAAAGTCATACGAATCACAGGATGTTACCATGGAGCTTTTGAGAAATATCACA tctatttcagaaagttTGCACGTAACAAGTGACAAAAAG AGACAAGTGAAGCTTACACCGTGCTTAAGGAATGGAGTCGAACACCCGTGTTTTCTATTTGCAAGGAAGTTCTTACCTGAAACACTGAATAGGCTGCTACGTCTTTTCCCCAGTTATACATCTGTTGAGGCGGATTGA